The DNA sequence TTGGCCCTCAGGTTAAGAGATGAAGGTTTAAGCCCTGATGCAGTTACGTACACCATTCTTATATCTGCCTATTGTAATACCAGCTCTACTGATAAAGCTATTGAGCTTTACAAAGAGATGGAGAAGCTAGGCCTCAGACCAACCTTGTCTACTTATCATGCCTTGATTAGTCAGACGAGCTTAGAAGGAAGGATGCAAGATGCTGAGAATTTATTTGAAGAAATGCTACAGAAGAAACTGCTTCCTGATAGGGATATCTATAGTGCACTAATGTCTGGTTATGCTAATTATGGACATCAAGAAAAGGTAGTTGTTTTACAGAAAGAGATGGAACAGAGGGGAATGTTACCTGTTGTAAGGTAAGAAATGAAAAGAGGTGTATATTGAGCTGTAGCTGAAAGATATTATCCGAATAAAATATGCAGAAATCTCTGGGTGTATTTGGAAATCTCAGGAGAAGGTATGAGATGCAGACAGAACTTGATATATGTATCTTCAAATTGATAAGAATCCTCTTAGTTCAACTATTTCATTGGATCTCTTCTTTAAATTATTGCATTTCTTGTGATATCCAATCTTTGCTCACCATTGCTAATTTGACATTGCAACATCTGTCACCATTAGAATTCTAATATAATACCATATGTCCCAACCCTAATTGAAGGGCAACATTTGATAGATTAGACATCAGCACTTAGAGTTATAGTCTGTAGAATTGGTAcctattatttaaaaggagaattATGACATGTTTCATCTTTTATCTATCTTCCATCTCTTTTGAAGTTTTATTTACATTGAACCAACGACATGTTTCTCCTAAGGTTTTTAATAGACGCCCAGGCACTCGCCTAGGCGCTAGGGCGAGGCAAGGTGAGGCCCAAGCGCATCACACAGCTTTCGGGCGATGCATTTGACTGAATCACCACTTGGGCGCCTTGAGTGAGCGCTCGAGTGAATTGTGACTTGAGTTCCtgcttggttcaatcaaaccaactaaacccTAACACTAAACCACCACCCCCTCAGTGAATGCCCTGAGTGAATTGTGACCTTAGCTCCTGCTTGGTTCGATTGAATAGgcaagttggttcaattgaaccaactaaacccTAATACTAAACCAACCACCCTCCTCGTGTGCTTGGCTCGATGAAAACTAAAACCCTACATCATCGCTCGACCCACCTGTGGTCTGTCGCCCAGTGTGCCTTTGTGCACAGTTCCCTTTGCCATTGCTGCCTTCGTGCGCAGTTCCCTCCACTGCCACCTTTGTCCAAAGCCCCCTCTGCCACCGCCGTCTCCTTCCCCACCTTCCTCCATAGGCTGGTTACTCCTCTTATCACCTCTCTAAAGTTGATTAGCATTAATCCCTCTTTAGAACCATTCTCAGTCCCTCTTTAAACTTTAAAGTCGTTTAGCATGGTTAATCCTTGTTTGAAATTGTCTAGCAATATTTAGCACCGTTTACTCCCTCTTTGGAACTATTTAGCATTGGttgttattaaaatatatttttatattttaatattctagagcGCCTCAGACATTTTGGGATCTTGGCACCTGGCACTTTTAAAAACACTAGTTTTTCTTCTAACATGGCCCTAAGCATGTCATCTTGGAAACATATAATATTTGGTGCAACAACAAGAAGTTATAATGCCCCACCTATTTAAGATCAACTATATGAATTTTTCCTACCATCGAGCTCTATTTATAGTAATATCACTAATCAAACTAAGAATAGTTAAATCTCTCTTATTGTTTCCAATAACAATTTTATGGGTTTTCCCTTTCCTATTCTTATACCATTGAAGTCTTAATTGAGACACCTTATTTGTATgagacatttatatatgtattgtTTGGAAATGACTGTTCAGTtttaaataattttctctcatcttatcttaTATTGGTGTGTATAATTGTTCATGAAtgtaaacattttcttttctatcttcTATAGTGACCCACACACATCCATCTTGATATTCTTATCTCAACAAAACTTCTTTTTTCCTAACTATCCAACATTGTGATCAATGTCACAAACATTGTTTGGATGAactcttgtatatatatatatatatttttttttgtcaaaatggGTGTCAACATGGTAGCTCTTTGCTCTTTGGAACATCTAGGTGATGAGATGCCTTGGGTTACTTCTAGTTGATGATCTAGTTGCTTCATACAAACCTCCCTTTTTTTCAAACTTGGAATTAATAGTGATAATGCCTAGGTGGAGTTTAGAAACTCCATGCCATAATTGTGCATTCATATTGTTGTAAGCATGTCATATTAACAACTGCACCAAGGTATTCATAATTCATTCTAAGGACTCCATGTGCTTCATATAATTACTCTTGGTTTGTATGATGATGTTGTCATGCATTATGGTGCCAACTTTAGCAGTCAAGGTGTTTGCTGTTTCTATAACTGTTGGACTTGTTTCTTGTTGCTACTTTTTTGTTACTTGTCCATAAACTGAATTAGCATTTCTTTTCATCGACAGGTGAGGTGATACGAGTCATCTGCATTTTGCTCGTTGGCCTATATTTGCCTTGGCAAGACTCAGGTATCAGAGGGTAACCATGTTTGCTTTCGTTATTACCTTTGGATGTTACGCTTAGACTGGCCAACAGCATTATCTTGATTGAGGATGTCTTGAGAGCTTGTTTATCATCTGGTTCAAGCAAAATATGAAAAGATCAGCATGTTTCTTCCTCGGGTACTTTTTCTTTCTGAACATTGGAATTATCCACTCCAAGTCGCTCATTGCTACAGGGACAAGAAGCTTTATTTCTTGGATTTTTGCCATGGCACCCGTTCAAGAGTCTATCGATACATGGACCAAGGTAAATTGAGTGATACGCTTTGTACGTGTATCGTTCAATAAAGGCATGTACTTTGGTACTGTACCAGTGTTTTTTTTCAGTTTTTCTCAGGGTTTTCCAAAACTCGATTCGTACTTGTATATCGACACATGCTACACAAGATTGTGAACCTTGGATATGAATGCAATCAGAAAGTGTACTGATGCGTGGATGTAAGAATTGACGGCTGCAGCAACTTCTTACCAATATGATGATAAGCAAGTCTAGCATGGCAACTATCCATGCTGGTATCAGCCTCTCAGATCACTGCACCAATAGGTGTAGCTTCAGCAATACTCTAATTGTTCATTGGTCTGATAATGGTGTAACAGATTCATTAGATAATGGAGTATCAGATTCATATTTTACCGAATTCACTTGGTTGAGGATTTAAATTATTGCTTGTTCTTTTGGACTTCTCATGATAAATTCTTTATGCATGGACGGTTCAAGCATTAGCACCACAAGCTGCAGCACCAGCTTTCCATACGACTGCTGATGCCACTCGTCAACCTGGCTATCTTGGAGTGATTGGATTTGCAAGTGCCAGTCGAAAAACATCGAGGATGACAGGAATCAACCAATGTATAAACCGCAAAAGAAGAGAACAATGCATTTCTATGGTCAGAGGTCATGTAATTACAGTACAtatgttttcttctttctcttggtATAAGCTACCGAGTTAGGGCAAATCCACGAGATGCATCTTCGAGTCTGGAAAGCTTGTAATCGATTGAGATCAGGTCGATCAGGCAATGTATTTGTAAATGTTTGGGTCCTCCTCGTCCCGCTCTAAAAATTCTCTGGTGATCAGATCTTCTATTCGTTGCTTGATCAATTTTACGTCAGGCTGCAAATTAAGACCACGACTTAATTAGGACAGTCTGAAAAGTTGTCTTCTTTCTGAGACCCTTCTAATTAACACACAGTATTCCTATGTTTCGGTATACGATTCATCGGTACTATCTATACTACCTTGAAAATGCGGCTAAGCTGTTGGATGCATTCCAACACCAACTGTTGATGACCCAAAGCCTTTCGACTTTTCATGATGCGCACGATGTAAGCATCAATAGCATATCTTCGATCTTTGTTGACATCTTCTATCACCTTCTTGTTCTCGTCCACCGGGGGAAGAGGTACCTGCAGTCGAATGAATGTGTCAATCAAAGAACCAAAAAAACCGAAAAGAAAGAACTTCTTCTTCTTGAGCATTCAAGAGGAAAGTCATGTCCAGACCTTAATCCTTCTCATTTTGTCGGTGAATTTGGAATTGAACTCGAAGATGTCGTTGGGAGAGACGGTGTCTGTCATTGGCGCTTTCTTTAGAATCTTATATCTGGCACAAGAAAGCGAGTGAAGCACTCTGACCATGTCCTCATCGGTCAAGTTGAGCTGAGCTTTGATCTCTGCGTAGCTCAATCTATCTGCGGAGTTAAATAGCAGAAGAACTGCCGCCTGTTCACGTCTCATCATGTGAATACTTCCAGTTAGCATCCATGTCTGTTTTACATGATCAGAACGAAAAGAATCCGATAGATACCTGATAAGTTGCCACATTAAGCTCTATGGATTTGGCATCAAACTTGGCATTGATGTTACATGTCCCTAACGAATATATCCACGAAAGCTTTCTGTTCTTGGTGCTGGACTCATAAAACTTCTTGTAGGCTTCTATGCATTTGATCTGAAAGCGGCAACCGAAATTAGCAATCAGCAGCGACCAAGCATTCTTTTTTTGCATGTCAAATCCCTCGAGTTAAAGTTGATCAATTATAATTGCTTTTTTTGGGTGAAAAACTTGCAATCAATCATTCATATCAAGAAAATGGGTTTGCCTTACCATCTCATCGGGAAGGGTGAGATCAGATGATTTGTAACTTGGCCAGAATCCAGTCGTGAGAACACTGACACTGAGCTCTGTCCCTGGATGCGCATGGGGGTTCGCGTAGAGGTAGTCCTCGAAACACGATTGGTTTTCTTTAGCAAGAGTTAGATCAGTCACCTGAGACAAACAAATTTTAGTCTGCCAACCCGCGTATTCAGTGCCAATCACCATACAAACATGATGCTACTGACCATGCCCTCCATCTTTGAGCTGAACTGCCCTCCACATTGCTGCTTTAGGTACGTCAAAATGAGCCTCTCATGATCCTCGTTAGCATATCTGTCAAACAGCAACCTCCTCGCAAGCTTCTTCCTGCAAATCAATTTCGCAAATTCGAACATGACCGTAATGACAGACATCGTAAATAGCTCAGCATGCGACAGCCTTTATACCTGGAGAACTCAGCAAACAGGTCTTTGTCATTGatgtaagaaagcaatttcatggaCTACAAAGACGGAAGATTTGTTCAGTTGCACTGTAGATTCATTCCACAATAGAAAGAGAGAGACACTCAtgtcaaaacaaggcatttacctTCTCCAAAGTCCTGTCAATTTCGTCATCACTGAGCTTCTCACTTCCTGCTTTTCTAAGAACATTATCGCAAAAGGAAGCCAGCATCTCGGCACTCGAGGAGCCCGCGACGCTCTTATTGCAGAAAACTTCAAAAGCCTCTTTGAGTGCCTAAAAGGGATACACAATCCTTAGGCAAAGTTGAAGACTTGGAACAGTGGTTGGTGCATGACAAACCAAACCTTGTTGAGAAGGGTGTGATTCTGGAAGCTTTCCTGGACATATCCCATATACTTGTCATACAGCTCAATAATTCTTCTGATCAAAACCTGAAAACCCAAGAGGTTCATCAATTCATGATTCTCAGAAAGAAACTGAACCGATTGATCTGCTCAAGCTAATCGAGAGGTTCACTACGCACCAGCTGCGGCGAATCAGCAGCATCCCTTTTCTCTGCCTGCAAGATTTACATTGTCAGCGTTGTTAATGGTGTGCATGTCAGCAAGAACGGAAGTACTGAAGGATGCTGATAATAAGAGTTGAAACTAAATAATCAATTGACTAAGGATTAAAGGTTCACCACTGGACAACGATTCTTATGCTaatatttagtattatttttttctaTGAGAAAGAGATAAAATGCCTCGAAGGATTCCTCAAAACAAGTCAACTAAATATCTTCACGTCAATTTCTTGTGGATCTTGTTTTTGTTAAGATCAAACGACAGTCAACTTCTGCAAACATATCAAAGGAAAAGACTATGGCCACATACTCTCTTGCTACTCGCAGCGTTCTCCGCCTGGCTGACTAGGGCTGTACCTTCAGCTTTCACATGCTGCAGTGATGTTTCAATGACCATGAGATTCAAGTAAAATAATTTACTGAAGACTGCATCAAATCAGAACATCATAAAACTGAGATAAACCTGCGTAAACAACTGAGAAACATGAGTCAGGCCTTCAGGTATTCTGCTGAAGAGCCTATACAGACGCTCGAGGTCATCCACCTAAAATGCAAATTAGAAGAATGGTTGTTAAGTTTCATAAAATCCTGAAAGGGGCATAATCTAACTCATCGGCATCTAAGAGGTAGAGAGAGTTACCTTGCCGTCTCGAAGTAATGCAATCAATCCAGAATTTTCCTTTTCTAGAAGTTGGATTTCATTTACAGACAGCAACTGATGTTCCACATTCTATAAACAAACAATATGACGACTCAAATGAATTTATCCAGCTGAAAATATTCATCGATATTATCGAAATATACCTCTATCAATTTCTGTTTAGTGGTATGGTCCAAGTAATGATCAACCCTGTCCTTCTCCTGCTTCAAGCGCTCCTCAGCCTAACAAAAGCCAAGACGCTTTCAGCGTTAGGTGAGTGATAATTACTGAATGGTCGCGCAACAAAAGTACCTTCAACATGTATTCCGGGCATGAATCCTCGAGAATCCATTTTGAAGCTTTCCTGGAATAATAGGCAGCGGTGTCTTGAAGCAAAGGGGCTTCCAAGTCAACTTCATAATACTCTTTACTTCCTAAACCGATCTGAATGAAAATTTCCACGACGTTGTTCAACAAAGGTCTATCTATTTGACTCCCCTCTCGCTCTTGATAAATCTGCTTGAAACACACAGCGTAATCAATGAACGTGTTCAATGCTCGAAAGGAAGAAAAGTGACTAGACTTACCAAAGAGATGACGGcatcttttatttttcctttcatCTCCTCATAAACCTAtaaccacaaaaaaaaaacaattaactCCCGCAGGAGACTCGAGTTCAATACACCGAAAGCAAACATGTTGCAGAGATGTGACAGAAGAAGGATGAAGGCGCACCAGGTCACGGAAGCAAGTAATCCCAGCTTCCTTGAGTGGAAGAAGTGCCTTCTTCTTGACAAAATAGCGATCGAGGTAATGAAAGAAACGCGAAAGCCATCTGACCATGACTTTGTAATTTAACCATCTCCGGACGAGTTCCTTCAGCATATATTCATCGTTCTTCGACCTCAAAGAAGGTAAGACCTGATCGAAAGAGAAGAAGTTCTCGTAAGACTAGGACAAGATGGCATTGATACAGACTTCTTTTGCAATTTACATGATGGAATGATCATATCGTATCCAAAATGCAAGTTCTATTTGAATCGTTCATCAAACTTGCATCCAAAATGCACAGACGACAGAATTCTGCGTattcctcctttttcttttatagagcTTCTGTTTCTCCAATGGTTTTACCTTTCACAAAAAGCGAAAACATGTGAAACCTATATTAAGCATCTGCAAACGAAACTAAATCTGAACTCCGATGGTACTTATAATCGACACAATTGCATGCAAGCGACTAATAGTCAACCGGCCTACTCGAAATCAAGTTGTCTGAAGAGTACAAAAAAGGTAACTTATTCAAGGGGTGTCGAGGCCCAACTCAATTCCACCATCAAAGCTGAGCAGATAAGCAcgggaaaaaaaatattttctttttattaagaTTGTGTAAATCCAGATGCAAGCGGTTCATGCTCACCGTGGAATGCAGGTAGTCCATCAACGATTTCTTGTACTCCGCATATAACTGCTCACTGAGATCATTGGGGGTTTTCATAGTGCAAAAATCGTAGATAGTCCTGACATAACAACGAGAGCAACAAATCCATCATCAGACGAAGGAACGATAAGAGCGAAAGCGAGAAGGAATAGGTGGACACAACGTACGTGCAGAGAAGCATATACTCCATCGTGTTGAACGGCATCTCGGGAAGGCCCTCCAGGATGTTCGTCAGCTTGGTGACGCTTTGCTTCAGCACCGCCATTCCCGCCTCAACATCCACCGTCTTCGGCATCCTGCTAAAGAACCACCTCAGAATCCAACGGCAACGCCTTGCGGGAAAGAATCGGGATCCTTATACTACAGCCGAAATCAAGTTCGACAAACGTAGGAATATGGGATGGGAGACCCAAAACGAATGGCTTATTATATATAGGGGAGGCGTAGGCGTCTCCATGCATCGAATCCAACCCACGCCTGCAGCCGACCATTTGGTGATGGCAACTTCAGTGGGGGCTCTCCGTGTCTTTCTTTAGACCCTCCCGAAAGTAATTTGGACAATTTTTGGCAAAAAAAACAATTCTTAAAGAGCGCcccgtttttatttttatttgcctACAGATTGTtctttactttttttattttaacattAATCCCTTCTTTATTTTCCCTCCCCTTTTCTTTAAGAATTATTCCTTTTTCGGTTTGGTTCAATGCATTGAGAATCGGACGAGCCAATTTGATCGAACAAAATTGACAATAAATAAAAACTAACATTataaaaattaaaggaatattccatatgacataaaaaatataattcaagTATATATATCAATATTAATAATTCAATTGATAATTAATTGTAATATTGTGAAAGGATCAATCACGACTGAACACAAACATCATAGATCGGTTAGCATGGCACTTTATAATACTTACTATATAAGCTTTCTCGGTTAACATGAGAATGATATATAAgcttaccctaaaccctaaatcctaaaCCCTAAACGCTAATGTAACATTCAAAAGAGTAATTTTCATTTCGCACTTTAGGATTTATAAATGGTGAGAACTCTAGGTATATACTTATCTTTGAACTCTTGAAATTATATTTATACTCTTGAGGTCTTCATTCGTTTAGATGTTAGAGGGAACTCGTTGGATATGTCTTcactatatttttttatgatcctACGATTTGAAATGAATCTACTATTAGAAGAAGGAGACGTTGAGGACTAGTCaacttggatgtttacaaagggTCGTTAATTTTCAAACATAACAATATTTGGAATAGGGTTACATCAGTTCACATGGAGTTGATGATCCTTTTTGACATTAACATACTGATGTAAGGAGGGCCCAAAGAAAGATATCAcaagaaaattaaaatcaaaGTACCCCAAAGAAGAGACTGGTTAGAAAATGCTGTTCTTGACTTTTAACATTATAACCAATATCGAGCTTAACTCCTTATTCCTCTTGCTCGCAAGAGTGTCGCAATCGAGTCAAATCTCACCTTGCTAGTGATGACTCTTTTTTATTATCaagtcttatattttgatgataaaatcaattaatgaatttagataattgatatttttataagtatATTTATTGTATAAGTGATACTAATGATACTTTAAGAGTGTGGATCATGAAATGATCAAATAAACAAATATTGAGCCAAAGGATTGGACATTAAGAAAAGAATCAAACATTGTGCCAAAAGATCGGACGTTGAGTTGAAGAATTGAGCATTAAATGATAGGATTAATCGATATCGTGGAGATTAATCAACATGCCAAAGGATTGTCAATGTGTCGAATGATTGATTGATATTTTGAAGGATCACTAATGTGTTGAATGGTTAGTCGAAAAGCTATAGGCTGCAGTTGAATTGTAATTAGGTTAAAACTATCTCTTTACTAGGTCAACCAGCTACTATGGGGTTTTCTATGAGCTGTTTGGGTCCTTACTAGGCTTGACTATGCTTGGCAATGGCACCACCTAACCTAAGTAGTCGCAATGCCCATACAAGTGGTGATACCATCCAGCATATCCCAGATAGCTTGATCAGTATCGACTCAATGTTTCAGTTGTAGCATCTCCTAGAGCAATGATAATACCATCAATACTCTAGTTTCAggttattttgattgatatactCCATGTTTTGGGGTGGTTGGAGCCTTTATAAAACTTCACTAGGTTGGTGATTCGAGGAGAGAGTTACTAAGTGTTCTTTTGCTTTTAGTGTCAAGTTTGTCTTGTCAAAAAATCCTTTTTTAAATTATAAGGGTTGTTCATTATAAAGCGATGAATAATTCAGAGAGGAATACTTTTAAGTGTAAGACTTACTACTAAATCTTAAAACAGAGAAAGGTGTAAGGTTAGTTGATTTATACTCATTCAGACTAAGATCAAGATAGAGAAAACTGATGGCTTCAAATGAATAAATAAGGAGTAAATGTAGGTCGTGAAACCAAACCAATGTAAATGCTTGCATCTTTTGTGCTCTTATTTAGGCACCTACTTGCTTTTTTATTtctcttatatttttatttaattaattttcccaaaaaaaaattcaaatacacTTACACAAATCCTAACATCGACTGTCCTAGTCTCTATGCCCAATTAGGTATCTACTAGATCTCTATATAACGTGTTTTACAACTTACCTAAAAAATTCAAGTTTTGATAGGCATGACATAAACCCCTACCTCCCGGTGGCTACATAGAAATCGATGGATAATCAATTATAGTTGTTATAGTTGTGGATCCGATGATCCCTCATCACGAGCAAGCACCAAGCACCATCTTATCTTCCAAATGAGACATGTAAATATTTAGAGATAGCCTACTATTGACAACTAAGGATAGTCCCCTTTCTATTTAGAGATTCAATAGGAGCTTATTCTTTCAAGTTTTCATCTTCTTAGCTTGGAAGCATTTGATGAAAGCACGGATGTTGTGAAGCATATGACGAAACCCATCATATATGCAACTTATGAGATACGTAAATGTCATATTGTTTTCGTTACCTTATTATCATGAACTTAattagttttgcctaagttataTGATACCTCTATAATATTCATCCGTAAAATATCAACCTTCCAAAAACCTTACAAAATATACTATGgacataaaaaatatatgttaGTAAACAAGCAAACTATCCAACTCAAGATAGTACAAGCACAAGTAAACACTTTATTTTAGCAACTAAAATGGACCAACCAATTAGATCAACCcaaatgaataataaaaaataaaaatattaaaataaatataaattctattgaaatttaaaaaaattcgaAATATAATATGGAAGGCATACAAATAAATCCAAGTTCTTATGTTTTGATAATGTCTaagtatatataaataataaaaaattaatattctagAGTTGACAATCAAATTAAGACTCGACAAGCATCACTCAATTGACCACAAGGTCTTAGGGCACTGAGATGGCATCTCCTAAGCTTGCCTAGTTAGTATGATAATAATGTGGCACTATGACATCCAAAACAAAATATTTCCCACTGATACTAATAATGTTAATAATGTAGCTTGTGACTCTTTTGATATACACTCTCCGAATTAGACTTCAATTCTTAAACGTTTGCTTTCTTAAACGTttgctttcttaaacattaaATAAGCCTTACTGAGCACGTTATTGGTGTAGAGTCTAATAGAATCCTTGAGCTTATGGTTATGGCAACTTATAGCGATCCTTTACACCGTGGCTGAGAGGTTAGTACGGCTTGGTTTGATCCCAGGTACGTAAGATCATCCACGTCGATACTCGAGCGATGGGAGTTGTCATCCGATGGGGTCGGGCTTGGGCTTTAGCTTTAAGATCTGGAGACTCCCCTTTGGCTGGCCGCATTCCTTTCTATCGTCGAtccctacacacaggtcggggtCGGGAAGGGGACTCCTGACTTCGACCCCTCTGAAGATTTTGTTAGAACTGGATAGAAAATGGGCTAAGAACCGATCCCCGTCGTCGGCCCCGTGATGAGTTTTTATCCTTCAGCCCGGGAACTGGTTGTACCTATCATATTTATGGTTGCTGACCCATCAGGTGACGAGCTTACTCTTGGAGCAGAGGTTGGGCATCCTTAGTGCCATGGCGTCGAACAGCG is a window from the Musa acuminata AAA Group cultivar baxijiao chromosome BXJ2-1, Cavendish_Baxijiao_AAA, whole genome shotgun sequence genome containing:
- the LOC135598982 gene encoding cullin-1-like, with protein sequence MPFNTMEYMLLCTTIYDFCTMKTPNDLSEQLYAEYKKSLMDYLHSTVLPSLRSKNDEYMLKELVRRWLNYKVMVRWLSRFFHYLDRYFVKKKALLPLKEAGITCFRDLVYEEMKGKIKDAVISLIYQEREGSQIDRPLLNNVVEIFIQIGLGSKEYYEVDLEAPLLQDTAAYYSRKASKWILEDSCPEYMLKAEERLKQEKDRVDHYLDHTTKQKLIENVEHQLLSVNEIQLLEKENSGLIALLRDGKVDDLERLYRLFSRIPEGLTHVSQLFTQHVKAEGTALVSQAENAATDQSVQFLSENHELMNLLGFQVLIRRIIELYDKYMGYVQESFQNHTLLNKALKEAFEVFCNKSVAGSSSAEMLASFCDNVLRKAGSEKLSDDEIDRTLEKSMKLLSYINDKDLFAEFSRKKLARRLLFDRYANEDHERLILTYLKQQCGGQFSSKMEGMVTDLTLAKENQSCFEDYLYANPHAHPGTELSVSVLTTGFWPSYKSSDLTLPDEMIKCIEAYKKFYESSTKNRKLSWIYSLGTCNINAKFDAKSIELNVATYQAAVLLLFNSADRLSYAEIKAQLNLTDEDMVRVLHSLSCARYKILKKAPMTDTVSPNDIFEFNSKFTDKMRRIKVPLPPVDENKKVIEDVNKDRRYAIDAYIVRIMKSRKALGHQQLVLECIQQLSRIFKPDVKLIKQRIEDLITREFLERDEEDPNIYKYIA